The Armatimonadota bacterium genome window below encodes:
- a CDS encoding ABC transporter ATP-binding protein, with protein sequence MRLSPLLRDAIRSQVGLLAVAMGCVLVVTALGLVVPYVFGQTIDQLVARAEVHLIERAGLWVLGVLALRTVFLYGSIYANFAFAHRATAALRGRIFSSLLRWPVERVGAWHSGEVLSRSLSDTQLVHTHLLVGIVDLAGTLVTLSGTVTMLFVLEWRLAALTLAILPAVALLARHFGVQIQRTSARAQQQVAELANRMRDAVTGARVVRAFVQEGREEARFSEENARLVRQQLRMSRLVAWEVCAVTMATALGLVGFLWIGGRLVASGWMTPGSLVAFIAYVALAIEPGINLTRVYANLKQAQAALDRIEEVLRVPVYVDPPGARDLPRPAGDIVYEDVWLAYEPGRWALRGVSFRIRQGERVALVGPSGAGKTSVVNLLLRFYDPTRGRVTIGGVDLREVRTASLRSRIGYVPQDPVFFAGTVRENIAYGRPQATLEEVIRAAQVAHADEFIRALPHGYDTPLSEAGQNLSGGQRQRLAIARALLLDPEIIVLDEATSQLDAEAEAAIRQALQQLFRGRTVLVIAHRLSTVQEVDRILVLQEGRIVEEGAYEELMRAGGLFRALAQGQLPTAPVSGS encoded by the coding sequence ATGAGGCTCTCCCCCCTCCTCCGGGACGCCATCCGATCCCAGGTCGGCCTGTTGGCGGTGGCGATGGGGTGCGTCCTCGTGGTGACGGCCCTGGGCCTGGTGGTCCCCTACGTGTTCGGCCAAACCATCGACCAGCTCGTGGCCCGTGCGGAAGTCCATCTCATCGAGCGGGCGGGGCTGTGGGTGCTGGGGGTGTTGGCCCTGCGGACCGTCTTCCTGTACGGAAGCATCTACGCCAACTTCGCCTTCGCGCATCGGGCCACCGCGGCGCTGCGTGGCCGCATCTTCTCCTCCCTGCTGAGATGGCCCGTGGAGCGGGTGGGGGCTTGGCACAGCGGGGAGGTTCTGAGCCGCTCCCTCTCGGACACGCAGCTGGTGCACACCCACCTCCTGGTGGGCATCGTGGACCTCGCAGGCACCCTGGTCACCCTCTCGGGGACCGTGACCATGCTGTTCGTGCTGGAGTGGCGACTCGCGGCCCTCACCCTGGCCATCCTGCCCGCGGTGGCCCTGCTGGCCCGCCACTTCGGGGTTCAGATCCAGCGCACCAGCGCCCGGGCCCAGCAGCAGGTGGCGGAGCTGGCGAACCGGATGCGGGACGCGGTGACGGGCGCCCGGGTGGTCCGGGCCTTCGTGCAGGAGGGACGGGAGGAGGCCCGGTTCTCGGAGGAGAACGCACGGCTCGTGCGGCAGCAGCTCCGGATGAGCCGGCTTGTGGCCTGGGAGGTGTGCGCGGTCACCATGGCCACGGCCTTGGGACTCGTGGGGTTCCTGTGGATCGGGGGTCGGCTTGTGGCCTCCGGGTGGATGACGCCGGGAAGCCTCGTGGCCTTCATCGCGTACGTGGCCTTGGCCATCGAGCCGGGCATAAACCTCACCCGCGTGTACGCGAACCTGAAGCAGGCCCAGGCGGCCCTGGACCGCATCGAGGAGGTGCTGCGGGTCCCGGTGTACGTGGACCCTCCCGGCGCCCGGGACCTCCCCCGGCCCGCGGGGGACATCGTGTACGAGGACGTGTGGCTCGCGTACGAACCCGGGCGGTGGGCCCTGCGGGGGGTGAGCTTCCGGATCCGGCAGGGAGAACGGGTGGCCCTAGTGGGGCCGAGCGGCGCGGGCAAGACCTCCGTGGTGAACCTGCTCCTGCGGTTTTACGACCCCACCCGGGGCCGGGTGACCATCGGGGGGGTAGACCTGCGGGAGGTACGTACCGCCTCCCTGAGATCCCGCATCGGATACGTGCCTCAAGACCCCGTGTTCTTCGCGGGCACCGTGCGGGAGAACATCGCCTACGGAAGGCCGCAGGCGACCCTGGAGGAGGTGATCCGGGCGGCGCAGGTCGCCCATGCGGACGAATTCATCCGGGCGCTCCCCCATGGTTACGATACGCCCCTCTCAGAGGCGGGCCAGAACTTGTCCGGGGGGCAGCGGCAGCGCCTGGCCATCGCCCGGGCCCTCCTGCTGGATCCCGAGATCATCGTGCTGGACGAGGCCACGAGCCAACTCGACGCGGAGGCGGAGGCTGCGATCCGGCAGGCCCTCCAACAGCTCTTCCGGGGACGCACGGTCCTGGTGATCGCCCACCGGCTGAGCACGGTGCAGGAGGTGGATCGCATCCTGGTGCTGCAGGAGGGGCGCATCGTGGAGGAGGGGGCCTACGAGGAGCTCATGAGGGCCGGAGGGCTCTTCCGGGCCCTCGCGCAGGGACAACTGCCGACCGCCCCGGTTTCGGGCTCCTAG
- a CDS encoding glycosyltransferase — MDLSVVIPAHNRSRVLEVCLRCLSRQTLPPDRYEVIVVDDGSEEDLRPVVDSFRGGLQVRLLRQPRNLGRAAARNRGIAAARGEVVVFVDSDVFVVPEFLAAHAEIHAHRLRAVGRGPLLLTEHLEDPLRNPPYLRDPSPAFLDTANASVRREDLLEAGGFDEDFREYGWEDFELGTRLARLGLRRVYRRRALAYHYQPLPDPQSLEHLFRKEEERARMAVRLLRKRPGWRTRWAVQHTPLHRALAFLMTQGGHVDGDRLRQLLQLSHLSPARKYLLLRGVLNRHYLQTLSREWTAAWNRSASAW, encoded by the coding sequence ATGGATCTGTCCGTGGTGATCCCCGCCCACAACCGGTCGAGGGTGCTGGAGGTGTGCCTACGCTGCCTGAGCCGCCAAACCCTTCCGCCGGACCGCTACGAGGTGATCGTGGTGGATGACGGATCCGAGGAAGATCTCCGGCCTGTGGTGGATTCCTTCCGGGGAGGCCTACAGGTGCGGCTGCTCCGGCAACCGCGGAACCTCGGCCGGGCCGCGGCCCGAAACCGAGGAATCGCCGCCGCGCGGGGAGAGGTGGTGGTCTTCGTGGACAGCGACGTCTTCGTGGTCCCCGAGTTCCTGGCGGCCCACGCGGAAATCCACGCGCACCGCCTTCGGGCCGTGGGCCGGGGACCGCTTTTGCTGACGGAGCACCTGGAGGACCCCCTCCGCAACCCGCCCTATCTGCGGGACCCTTCCCCGGCGTTTCTGGACACCGCAAACGCCTCCGTGCGCCGGGAGGACCTCCTGGAAGCCGGCGGGTTCGATGAGGACTTCCGGGAGTACGGGTGGGAGGACTTCGAGTTGGGCACGCGGCTTGCCCGGCTCGGACTCCGGCGGGTGTACCGCCGCCGCGCCCTCGCCTACCACTACCAGCCCCTTCCGGATCCCCAATCCCTGGAACACCTCTTCCGGAAGGAGGAGGAACGGGCGAGGATGGCGGTACGGCTGTTGCGGAAGCGGCCCGGATGGCGCACCCGGTGGGCGGTGCAGCACACCCCCCTGCACCGCGCCCTCGCCTTCCTCATGACCCAGGGCGGACACGTGGACGGGGACCGCCTGCGCCAGCTCCTCCAGCTCTCCCACCTCTCCCCCGCGCGGAAGTACCTGCTCCTCCGAGGCGTCCTCAACCGCCACTACCTTCAGACCCTGAGCCGGGAGTGGACGGCCGCATGGAACCGGTCCGCATCAGCGTGGTGA
- a CDS encoding glycosyltransferase: MEPVRISVVIPAYNCASVLGTTLEHLARQDYPKDAYEVIVVDDGSTDGTPEVASRWADWVQLRYIRQPNAGRAAARNRGAREARWQVLLFLDADVWAEDGLLGAHAAHYRKGYRVAVQGPSRTHPQAQVNPFMEVKEMFPDLTPRRPQNLSPYHVITRNFSVGAEDFWRVGGFDEAFSGYGWEDIELGVRLRRSGVRIHWEPRAVTWHYHVEDLEGARRKLVEAGRGAVYFWNKYRRPLGLGLFLELHPALLPLKWLVYRSGVLTPWIRKVLERTERRLLSATGAARKLWLAVANECYAHLLWHAYYEGVWQALREGSAGCAS, encoded by the coding sequence ATGGAACCGGTCCGCATCAGCGTGGTGATCCCCGCCTACAACTGCGCGTCCGTGCTGGGGACGACCCTGGAGCACCTCGCCCGCCAGGACTACCCCAAGGACGCCTACGAAGTCATCGTGGTGGACGACGGGAGCACGGACGGGACGCCGGAGGTGGCATCCCGCTGGGCGGATTGGGTTCAGCTCCGCTACATCCGGCAGCCGAACGCGGGTCGGGCCGCGGCCCGAAACCGCGGCGCGCGGGAGGCCAGATGGCAGGTCCTCCTGTTCCTGGACGCGGACGTGTGGGCGGAAGACGGCCTCCTCGGGGCCCACGCCGCCCACTACCGAAAGGGCTACCGCGTGGCGGTGCAGGGCCCCAGCCGCACGCACCCCCAGGCCCAGGTGAACCCCTTCATGGAAGTCAAGGAGATGTTCCCGGACCTCACACCCCGCCGTCCCCAGAACCTCTCCCCCTACCACGTCATCACCCGCAACTTCTCCGTGGGGGCGGAGGACTTCTGGCGGGTGGGAGGGTTCGATGAGGCCTTCTCAGGGTACGGGTGGGAGGACATCGAGCTGGGCGTGCGCCTACGACGCAGCGGGGTCCGCATCCACTGGGAACCCCGGGCGGTGACCTGGCATTACCACGTGGAGGACCTGGAGGGCGCACGGCGCAAGCTGGTGGAAGCCGGTCGGGGGGCCGTGTACTTCTGGAACAAATACCGCCGTCCCCTGGGGCTCGGTCTGTTCCTGGAGCTGCACCCCGCCCTGCTCCCCCTGAAGTGGCTCGTGTACCGGAGCGGCGTCCTCACCCCCTGGATCCGCAAGGTCCTCGAGCGCACGGAACGAAGACTCCTTTCCGCCACCGGGGCCGCGCGGAAGCTGTGGCTCGCGGTGGCCAACGAGTGCTACGCGCACCTCCTCTGGCATGCCTACTACGAAGGGGTCTGGCAGGCCCTGCGGGAGGGATCTGCCGGATGCGCATCCTGA
- a CDS encoding lipid-A-disaccharide synthase-related protein codes for MRILMVSNGYGEDAMGAVLGRALRRYGAEVLAYPLVGLGHAYQAVGVPVLDPRRTLPTAGFGFRTGWREAWEDLRAGWISLTLAQRRTLRRQHGTCDEAVAIGDLFCLWMAAATGIRPVYVPTAKSEYSEPHQPWELLLIRRWARVSFPRDPLTAERYRKAGLAAVCVGNLMMDCLEFGKEAFEYAPDEPVVLLLPGSRRDAPVNFRLLLQTAARVAAVHREVRWLCALSPTVDPASLARAAGAELLEGQMAYRGVRVRLTRSFADAVRQATVVLGMSGTANEQAAGLGKPVVALPGPGPQFTRKFLALQARLLGEALVPAEGPEEAARAVLRLLADPEERARRGEVGRARMGPPGAAEGLAAWLVSRRGQTEDRI; via the coding sequence ATGCGCATCCTGATGGTCTCCAACGGGTACGGGGAGGACGCCATGGGGGCGGTCCTGGGCCGCGCCCTCCGGAGGTACGGAGCGGAAGTCCTGGCGTACCCTCTCGTGGGCTTGGGACACGCCTACCAGGCCGTGGGCGTCCCGGTGCTGGATCCCCGCCGCACCCTGCCCACCGCAGGCTTCGGATTCCGGACGGGCTGGCGGGAGGCATGGGAGGACTTGCGGGCCGGATGGATCTCCCTCACCCTGGCGCAACGCCGCACCCTGCGGAGGCAGCACGGGACGTGCGACGAGGCGGTGGCCATCGGGGATCTCTTCTGCCTGTGGATGGCCGCGGCCACGGGCATCCGCCCCGTCTACGTCCCCACGGCCAAATCCGAGTACAGCGAGCCCCACCAACCGTGGGAGCTCCTCCTGATCCGACGGTGGGCCCGCGTCTCCTTTCCGCGGGATCCCCTCACCGCGGAGCGCTATCGGAAGGCGGGGCTTGCGGCCGTGTGCGTGGGGAACCTGATGATGGACTGCCTGGAGTTCGGGAAGGAGGCGTTCGAATACGCCCCCGACGAACCCGTGGTGCTGCTGCTTCCGGGGAGCCGACGGGATGCCCCCGTAAACTTCCGCCTGCTCCTCCAGACCGCCGCCCGCGTGGCCGCCGTCCACCGGGAGGTCCGCTGGCTGTGCGCCCTCTCCCCGACCGTGGACCCCGCCTCCCTCGCCCGGGCCGCGGGCGCGGAGCTCCTCGAGGGCCAGATGGCCTATCGGGGGGTACGGGTACGGCTTACCCGATCCTTCGCGGACGCGGTGCGGCAGGCCACGGTGGTGCTGGGCATGAGCGGCACCGCGAACGAGCAGGCGGCGGGGCTCGGGAAACCCGTGGTGGCCCTTCCGGGCCCCGGCCCCCAGTTCACCCGGAAGTTCCTGGCGCTGCAGGCGAGGCTCCTGGGGGAGGCCCTGGTGCCCGCGGAGGGGCCGGAAGAGGCGGCCCGGGCCGTGCTGCGGCTGCTGGCGGATCCCGAGGAACGGGCAAGACGCGGGGAGGTGGGACGGGCGCGGATGGGCCCTCCGGGGGCCGCGGAGGGCCTGGCAGCCTGGCTCGTGAGCAGGAGGGGACAGACGGAGGATAGAATTTAG
- the acs gene encoding acetate--CoA ligase codes for MDQTGVQTQATIQALLQETRRFAPPREFAARANVNDPRIYEEAARDPEAFWAKYAEQELRWFRKWDRVLEWNAPWAKWFVGGQLNACDNCVDRHVETWRRTKAALVWEGEPGDSRVLTYQDLHREVQRFSNVLKGLGIQKGDRVTVYLGMVPELPIAMLACARIGAVHSVVFGGFSAEALADRIQDAQAKVLITQDGAWRRGQVVPLKQYADEALKACPSVEKVVVLRRVGNPVSMTPGRDFWWHELMEAADPHCPVEALDSEHPLFILYTSGTTGKPKGVLHTTGGYLLGVHLTTKWVFDLKEEDYYWCTADIGWVTGHSYIVYGPLSNGATSVMYEGAPDWPDKDRYWRIVEKYRVNILYTSPTFIRTAMKWGPEYPKRCDLRSLRLLGTVGEPINPEAWMWYHEHIGGTRCPIVDTWWQTETGMILITPLPGITTTKPGSATLPFPGIAADVVDEHGNSLPPNVGGYLVLTRPWPAMLRTFWGDPDRYVQVYWSRFPGKYFTGDGARRDEEGYYWIQGRVDDVVNVAGHRLSNIEIESALVAHPAVAEAATIGRSHPEKGQAIAAFVVLRSGYEPSDALRKELREWVARKISPIARPDDVFFCADLPKTRSAKIMRRLLRDIAEGRALGDTTTLTDPKVVEEIKQRYIAEGREE; via the coding sequence ATGGACCAGACGGGCGTGCAGACCCAGGCCACCATCCAGGCCCTGTTGCAGGAGACCCGGCGGTTTGCGCCCCCGCGGGAGTTCGCGGCCCGGGCCAACGTGAACGACCCCCGGATCTACGAGGAGGCGGCCCGGGATCCGGAGGCCTTCTGGGCCAAGTACGCGGAGCAGGAGCTGCGGTGGTTCCGGAAGTGGGACCGGGTCCTGGAGTGGAATGCGCCCTGGGCCAAGTGGTTCGTCGGGGGACAACTGAACGCCTGCGACAACTGCGTGGACCGGCACGTGGAGACGTGGCGGCGCACCAAGGCCGCCCTGGTGTGGGAGGGAGAACCCGGGGACAGCCGGGTGCTCACCTACCAGGACCTGCACCGGGAGGTCCAGCGGTTCAGCAACGTCCTCAAGGGCCTGGGGATCCAGAAAGGGGACCGGGTCACCGTCTACCTCGGCATGGTGCCGGAGCTCCCCATCGCCATGCTGGCCTGCGCCCGCATCGGGGCTGTGCACAGCGTGGTGTTCGGCGGGTTCAGCGCGGAGGCCCTGGCGGATCGCATCCAGGACGCCCAGGCCAAGGTTCTCATCACCCAGGACGGGGCGTGGCGGCGGGGCCAGGTGGTCCCCCTCAAGCAGTACGCGGACGAGGCCCTGAAGGCCTGCCCTTCGGTGGAGAAGGTGGTGGTGCTGCGGCGGGTCGGGAACCCCGTCTCCATGACGCCCGGGCGGGACTTCTGGTGGCACGAGCTCATGGAGGCGGCCGATCCCCACTGCCCCGTGGAAGCGCTCGACAGCGAGCACCCGCTCTTCATCCTGTACACCTCCGGGACCACCGGGAAGCCCAAGGGGGTGCTGCATACAACGGGCGGGTATCTGCTCGGCGTCCACCTTACCACCAAGTGGGTGTTCGACCTCAAGGAGGAGGACTACTACTGGTGCACCGCGGACATCGGGTGGGTCACGGGCCACAGCTACATCGTGTACGGGCCGCTCAGCAACGGGGCCACCTCCGTGATGTACGAAGGGGCCCCGGACTGGCCGGACAAGGATCGGTACTGGCGGATCGTGGAGAAGTACCGGGTGAACATCCTGTACACCTCGCCCACCTTCATCCGCACCGCCATGAAGTGGGGGCCGGAGTACCCGAAGCGGTGCGACCTCAGAAGCCTGCGGCTGCTGGGAACCGTAGGGGAACCCATCAATCCGGAAGCCTGGATGTGGTACCACGAGCACATCGGCGGTACCCGGTGTCCCATCGTGGACACCTGGTGGCAGACGGAAACCGGGATGATCCTGATCACTCCCCTTCCCGGCATCACCACCACCAAGCCCGGATCCGCCACCCTCCCCTTCCCGGGGATTGCTGCGGACGTGGTGGACGAACACGGCAATTCCCTCCCGCCCAACGTGGGCGGATACCTCGTCCTCACCCGGCCGTGGCCCGCGATGCTGCGCACCTTCTGGGGAGATCCGGACCGGTACGTCCAGGTCTACTGGAGCCGGTTCCCCGGAAAGTACTTCACGGGGGACGGGGCCCGGCGGGACGAGGAGGGGTACTACTGGATCCAGGGCCGGGTGGACGACGTGGTGAACGTGGCCGGCCACCGGCTCAGCAACATCGAGATCGAGAGCGCCCTGGTCGCCCACCCCGCGGTGGCGGAGGCGGCCACCATCGGCCGCAGCCACCCCGAAAAAGGGCAGGCCATCGCCGCCTTCGTGGTCCTGCGGAGCGGTTACGAGCCCAGCGATGCCTTGCGGAAGGAGCTGCGGGAATGGGTGGCCCGGAAGATCAGCCCCATCGCGCGGCCCGATGACGTCTTCTTCTGCGCGGACCTGCCGAAGACGCGCTCCGCGAAGATCATGCGGAGGCTCCTGCGGGACATCGCAGAGGGAAGGGCCCTGGGAGACACCACCACCCTCACGGATCCCAAGGTGGTGGAGGAGATCAAGCAGCGGTACATCGCGGAGGGGAGGGAGGAGTAA
- the recA gene encoding recombinase RecA yields MNDRQKALDLAVAQIEKQFGKGSIMKLGEANQRLTVEVIPTGAIGLDAALGVGGVPRGRVVEIYGPEASGKTTLAYHIIAEAQREGGVAAFIDAEHALDPNYARAVGVNVDELLVSQPDSGEQALEIAETLVRSGAVDVVVIDSVAALVPRAELEGEMGDAFVGLQARLMSQALRKLVGAISRSRCVVVFINQIREKVGVMFGNPETTTGGRALKFYASVRMEIRRTENIKNGEDVTGMRARIKVVKNKVAPPFRECEVEILYGKGISKAASLLDLAAAHGLVQKVGTWYSYGELRLGQGRDNAREFLESNPELAAELEAKLREKMGWNRGRSQVPETPVVPEPPSRNHKDMPLRTR; encoded by the coding sequence ATGAACGATCGGCAGAAGGCGTTGGACCTGGCCGTGGCCCAGATCGAGAAGCAGTTCGGCAAGGGCTCCATCATGAAGCTGGGGGAGGCCAACCAGCGGCTCACCGTGGAGGTGATCCCCACAGGGGCCATCGGGCTGGATGCGGCTTTAGGGGTGGGTGGGGTTCCCCGGGGGCGGGTGGTGGAGATCTACGGTCCGGAGGCGAGCGGGAAGACCACCCTGGCCTACCACATCATCGCGGAGGCCCAGCGGGAGGGTGGGGTGGCCGCCTTCATCGACGCGGAGCACGCCTTGGATCCCAACTACGCGCGGGCGGTGGGCGTGAACGTGGATGAGCTGCTGGTGTCTCAACCCGACAGCGGCGAGCAGGCCCTGGAGATCGCGGAGACCCTGGTTCGGTCCGGGGCCGTGGACGTGGTGGTGATCGATTCCGTGGCCGCCTTGGTGCCGAGGGCGGAGCTGGAAGGGGAGATGGGGGACGCGTTCGTGGGACTGCAGGCGCGGCTCATGAGCCAGGCGTTGCGGAAGCTCGTGGGCGCCATCAGCCGGTCCCGGTGCGTGGTGGTGTTCATCAACCAGATCCGGGAGAAGGTCGGCGTGATGTTCGGCAATCCGGAGACCACCACGGGCGGCCGGGCCCTGAAGTTCTATGCCTCCGTGCGCATGGAGATCCGCCGGACGGAGAACATCAAGAACGGCGAGGACGTCACGGGCATGCGGGCCCGGATCAAGGTGGTGAAGAACAAGGTGGCCCCGCCCTTCCGGGAGTGCGAGGTGGAGATCCTCTACGGGAAGGGGATCAGCAAGGCCGCAAGCCTCCTGGACCTCGCTGCCGCGCACGGCTTGGTGCAGAAGGTGGGGACCTGGTACAGCTACGGGGAATTGCGCCTGGGCCAGGGCCGGGACAACGCCCGGGAGTTCCTGGAGAGCAACCCGGAGCTCGCCGCGGAGCTGGAGGCCAAGCTGCGGGAAAAGATGGGGTGGAACCGGGGCCGGAGTCAGGTTCCGGAGACCCCCGTGGTGCCGGAGCCGCCAAGCCGGAACCACAAGGACATGCCCCTTCGGACGCGCTAG
- the thpR gene encoding RNA 2',3'-cyclic phosphodiesterase — protein MSLRLFVAVPLAEGLRARVVHLQQAIARIWPEADARVKWVEPQNLHFTLKFLGEIPQERVPDVGEAVRSVAQTKPFEIAVGGLGAFPNLRTPRVLWVGVTEGAGDLAALARRVEDALFRVHFPREVRPFEPHLTIGRIRQGSGGPDLARALERSGDAKIGRQRVEWVVVMESRLGPKGPTYVVLESVRLGG, from the coding sequence GTGAGCTTGCGCCTCTTCGTGGCGGTCCCCCTCGCGGAAGGGCTCCGGGCCCGGGTGGTCCATCTCCAGCAGGCCATCGCACGAATCTGGCCGGAGGCGGATGCGCGGGTGAAGTGGGTGGAGCCCCAAAACCTCCACTTCACCCTGAAATTCCTGGGCGAGATCCCGCAGGAGCGGGTCCCGGATGTGGGAGAGGCGGTGCGGTCCGTGGCGCAGACAAAGCCCTTCGAGATCGCCGTCGGGGGTCTCGGAGCCTTCCCCAACCTGAGGACCCCACGGGTGCTCTGGGTAGGGGTCACGGAGGGAGCCGGGGACCTCGCGGCCTTGGCCCGGCGCGTGGAGGACGCCCTCTTCCGGGTCCATTTCCCCCGGGAGGTCCGTCCCTTCGAGCCCCACCTCACCATCGGCCGCATCCGGCAGGGATCGGGAGGACCTGACCTCGCGAGGGCCCTGGAACGGTCAGGGGATGCGAAAATCGGCCGGCAGCGCGTTGAGTGGGTGGTGGTGATGGAAAGCCGGCTCGGTCCAAAGGGCCCCACGTACGTGGTCCTGGAATCCGTCCGGCTCGGGGGTTGA
- a CDS encoding competence/damage-inducible protein A: protein MRAEILSVGTELLLGQITDTNATYLCQRLAELGIPVYFRQTVGDNRERIQQAFRLAAGRADLILFTGGLGPTEDDLTKEAVAEAVGVDLVLHEPSWAHIQDLLRSRSRPLTPNQQRQAMLPRGAKAIPNRWGTAPGVLWERDQQIIVMLPGVPREMRGMFEETVVPYLQERGWAGKEVIRSRILRVVGIGEGALEELIKDLLRSSNPTIAPLAHLGEVHLRITARGQAAEVDRMLSEAEAALRERIDRYVYGTDQETLEGAVAKLLLASRRTVAVAESCTGGLLGHRLTNVPGSSAYFRGGVVAYANELKRSLLGVSEEILHAHGAVSERVAEAMARGVREAFAADLGVAITGIAGPSGATPEKPVGLVYVALADGEEIQVRRADFGPQFGREGIKHLATQAALDLLRRHLLRTLPRKE from the coding sequence GTGCGCGCTGAGATCCTCTCCGTGGGCACTGAGCTCCTGTTGGGGCAGATTACGGATACGAACGCCACGTACCTCTGCCAGCGGCTGGCAGAGCTGGGGATCCCGGTGTACTTCCGACAGACGGTGGGGGACAACCGGGAACGGATCCAGCAGGCCTTCCGGCTCGCCGCGGGCCGAGCGGACCTCATTCTCTTCACCGGCGGCCTGGGCCCGACGGAGGACGACCTCACCAAGGAGGCGGTGGCCGAGGCCGTTGGCGTGGATCTGGTGCTGCACGAGCCCTCGTGGGCCCACATCCAGGATCTGTTGCGCAGCCGAAGCCGTCCCCTTACCCCGAACCAACAGCGGCAGGCCATGCTGCCCAGGGGAGCGAAGGCCATCCCCAACCGGTGGGGAACCGCGCCCGGGGTCCTCTGGGAGCGGGATCAGCAGATCATCGTGATGCTTCCCGGGGTCCCCCGGGAGATGCGGGGAATGTTCGAGGAGACGGTGGTGCCCTACCTGCAGGAGCGGGGATGGGCGGGGAAGGAGGTGATCCGCTCCCGGATCCTGCGGGTGGTGGGCATCGGAGAGGGAGCGCTGGAGGAGCTCATCAAGGACCTCCTCCGTTCCTCCAACCCCACCATCGCCCCCCTCGCGCACCTGGGAGAGGTCCACCTCAGGATCACGGCCCGGGGGCAGGCCGCCGAGGTGGATCGGATGCTCTCCGAGGCGGAGGCGGCCCTGCGGGAGCGGATTGACCGGTACGTGTACGGCACGGACCAGGAAACCCTGGAAGGAGCGGTGGCGAAGCTGCTGCTGGCTTCCCGGCGCACGGTGGCGGTGGCGGAGTCGTGCACGGGAGGACTCCTGGGCCACCGGCTCACCAACGTGCCCGGGAGCTCCGCGTACTTCCGGGGTGGGGTGGTGGCGTACGCGAACGAGCTCAAGCGTTCCCTGCTCGGGGTCTCCGAGGAGATCCTGCACGCGCACGGAGCGGTCTCGGAGCGGGTGGCGGAAGCGATGGCCCGGGGCGTGCGGGAGGCGTTCGCCGCGGATCTCGGGGTGGCCATCACGGGGATCGCGGGACCCTCCGGGGCCACCCCGGAAAAGCCCGTGGGGCTGGTGTACGTGGCCCTGGCGGACGGAGAAGAGATCCAGGTCCGGCGGGCCGACTTCGGACCTCAATTCGGCCGGGAGGGAATCAAGCACCTCGCTACCCAGGCCGCCCTGGACCTCCTCCGGCGCCACCTCCTGCGGACCCTGCCCCGGAAGGAGTGA
- a CDS encoding DUF4115 domain-containing protein, with amino-acid sequence MGRPAPQAGVGELLRRRREALGLTLEQVHAELRIPVRYLEALEEDRFDLFPAPHYARGFLRSYATFLGLDPQPLLPRCPPSLPPSPALTAQGRVPIHPVRREARWRQLFRWFLLVFLAGLVAVGYVAYREVRAFLESAPTPPRQAHPVVSPPPSPQWTPDLPAPLQPTPGVRVTLMADEVSWIRILADDRRVFEGFLRRGERREWTARRRIHVVLGNAGGVRVEVNGRDLGRLGGPGEVVRRTFGGQDGAR; translated from the coding sequence ATGGGCCGCCCAGCACCGCAGGCGGGGGTCGGGGAGCTCCTGCGCAGACGCCGGGAGGCCTTGGGGCTTACCCTGGAGCAGGTGCACGCGGAGCTGCGGATCCCCGTCCGGTACCTGGAGGCCCTGGAGGAGGACCGGTTCGATCTCTTCCCCGCGCCCCACTACGCCCGTGGATTCCTCCGGAGCTACGCCACGTTTCTCGGCCTGGATCCCCAACCCCTCTTGCCCCGGTGTCCCCCTTCCCTCCCGCCGAGTCCTGCTCTGACCGCCCAGGGGAGGGTACCCATCCATCCCGTGCGGCGAGAGGCCCGGTGGCGCCAGCTCTTTCGGTGGTTCCTCCTCGTGTTCCTCGCGGGGCTCGTAGCCGTGGGGTACGTAGCCTACCGGGAGGTGCGGGCTTTCCTGGAGTCTGCACCTACCCCCCCGCGACAGGCCCACCCGGTGGTCTCCCCGCCCCCTTCCCCCCAATGGACCCCGGATCTGCCCGCGCCCTTGCAACCCACCCCGGGAGTGCGGGTGACCCTGATGGCGGACGAGGTCTCCTGGATCCGGATCCTGGCGGACGACCGCCGGGTCTTCGAGGGGTTCCTCCGAAGGGGGGAGCGGAGGGAATGGACCGCCCGCCGCAGAATCCACGTGGTGCTGGGAAACGCGGGAGGGGTAAGGGTGGAGGTGAACGGCAGGGATCTGGGACGTCTGGGAGGGCCCGGAGAGGTGGTGCGTCGGACGTTCGGGGGTCAGGATGGTGCGCGCTGA